The following is a genomic window from Hymenobacter monticola.
CTTCAACGAGTACATCGCGGCCAAGATGAACCAGTTTGGCGGCTACGACGTGGCCGTGCGCGAAATTCACCACACCCAGAAAATCGACCAGCCCAGCGGCACGGCCCTCACCACGGCCGAAGGCATCATGCGCCACTTCCCGGCCAAAAAAACCTGGCGCAACGCCGCGGCCGAGTCGCCGGCCGAGTTGGCCATCATCAGCGAGCGCACCGGCGACGCCGTGGGCACGCACATCGTCACCTACACCTCCGACGTCGACACGCTGGAGCTCACGCACGCGGCCCACAGCCGCGAGGGCTTCGCGCTGGGCGCGCTGCTGGCGGCCGAGTGGCTGCCCGGCCGCCACGGCGTGTTTGGAATGAAAGAGCTGCTGGGATTGTAAACTGTTTCATGCCTCGCTGTGCGCTGCATGACGTGCTGTATGTTTTTTAAACGGCCTCTTAACCAGTAACTCCCCCGCTGCTGCGTTTCTTTGCCTGATTTTAATTTGCCAAGCCCAAGCTTGCCCCCATGTCTTTGCTCAAAACCGACCCCACCGCTCCCCCCAAGCAACCCAAAACGAAAACCCGCGAGTGGGCCGATTCGCTGATTTTTGCCATTGTGGCCGCCACGCTCATCCGTTGGGCCACGTTTGAGGCGTACACCATTCCGTCGCCCAGCATGGAAAACTCGCTGCTGGTGGGCGACTACTTGTTTGTAAGCAAGCTGCATTACGGCCCCATCACGCCCCAAACGCCCCTGCAGGTGCCCCTCACGCACCAAACCATCTGGGGCACGGGCCTGCAGAGCTACTCCGAGCTGATTCAGCTGCCGACGTACCGCCTGCCGGGCTTTTCCGAAATCAAGCGCAACGACGTGGTGGTGTTTCACGTGCCGCACGAAACGCAGTACCCGGCCGATTTGCGCACCAACTACATCAAGCGCTGCGTGGGCGTGGCCGGCGACACGCTGGAAATTCGCAACGGCCAGGTGTACCTCGACGGCAAGCCCGAAGGGGACGTGCCGGGCCTGCAGACCGATTACCTGATGCAGATTGACAACCCTAATGACGAGGTGGCCACGGCCCTGCGCGCCCAGGGGGTGGTCGACTACACCATGCCCGGCGGCCTGCCCCAGCCCGTGGGCAACGGCGACAAGCCCGGCTCGTTCATCTACAAAATCAGCTGCACGAAGGCCGCGGCCGACTACTTCCGCAAGCAGCCCTACGTGAAGGCCCTTGAGGTGTACCAGCCGCCGGTAGGGGGCCTGTTCCCCGACCGAGCCGATTTCAGCAACTCCGACGCCACCAGCATCACCCCGCGCAAGTGGAACCTGGACAACTACGGCCCGCTGCCCATTCCCAAGGAAGGCCAGACCATTGCCCTGTCGCCCGCCAACGCGGCCATCTACTTCAAAATCATCGCCCGCTACGAGCACAACGAGGGCATTACCTGGAACAACCAGGACGGCATGATTTACCAAAACAACAAGCCGCTCACCAGCTACAAAATCAAGCAGAATTACTACATGATGATGGGCGACAACCGCCACAACTCCGAGGACTCGCGCTTCTGGGGCTTTGTGCCGGCCGACCACGTGGTGGGCAAAGCCGTCCTCATCTGGCTGTCCATCGACCCCAACGCCGACTTCTGGCACAAAGTCCGCTGGAGCCGCCTGTTCAACATCATTCACTAAGGCAGGCCAACGCCTGTCATTGCGAGCGAAGCGAAGCAATCCGTTCTGTCAAAATCAGACCCGCCCTTTTACTGGAAAGTCCCGGCACTGCGCAGTGCCGGGGCTTTTTCATGCGTCGCACTTATTCTCGAACACCTTCCACCTTTCTTAAACACCCTCCGCGCAACGCAAAACACCTTCCGCCCTTTCCAAAACACCCGCTCCCCTTCTCCGAACACCTTCCGCGCAAGGCAAAACACCCTCCCCGGAAGGAAGAACACCTCCCGAGCAAGCCCAAACACCCTCCGAGCATGTCAAAACACCTCCCGCCCTAAGCAAAACACCTTCGGCCAAAGGCGAAACACCTCCCACTAAAGGCCCAACCCCCTTCGCCCTGTGTCAAACACCTACCACGCTATCGGCTCCAGCCCTTTGCTTTTCAGCCAAGCGTTGGCTTTGCTGAACGGCTTGCTGCCGAAGAATCCTTTATCGGCTGCGTAGGGCGAAGGGTGAACGGATTTTAAAATCAGGTGCTTGCGCTCGTCAATCAGTTCCGATTTCTTGCCGGCGTAGGCGCCCCAGAGGATGAACACCACGTGCTCCTTTTCCTCCGAAATCTTGCGAATAACGGCGTCGGTAAATTCTTCCCAGCCTTTTTTCTGGTGCGAGGCGGGCTCAGCGGCGCGCACGGTGAGGGTGGCATTTAGCAGCAGCACGCCCTGCTGGGCCCAGCGGTCGAGGTTGCCGTTGGGGGCGGGCGGCGTGCCGGGAATGTCGTCCTGCAGCTCCTTGAAAATATTCTGGAGCGAGGGCGGCGTGCGCTGCCCCTCCTGCACCGAGAAAGAGAGGCCGTGCGCCTGGTTTTTGCCGTGGTAGGGGTCCTGGCCCAGGATGACGACCTTGACGTTATCAAAGGGCGTGGCGTCGAAGGCGTGGAAAATCTGGGGGCCGGCCGGGTACACGGTGGCCGTGGCGTACTCGCCCTTCACGAAGGCAATGAGGCGTTGAAAATAAGGCTTTTCGAACTCAGCGGCTAGCACGGGCCGCCAGCTTTCGGCTATCTTTACCATCGAAGTTGGGAAGAAAATAAACGGGTACCAGTGGCGTTGAAAGGCCGCATTTGCGTAAAACCAATTTCGGCGGGCTGCTGTTAGGTCCGCAGCCCCTTAGTTCCGACACCTATGCCCACCACCACTACGCAAGGCGTCACCGTTTCGGTTACGACCAACTACTTGCCCGACTACTCCAGCCCCGGCCAGGAGCATTTTGTGTTTGCTTACAAGATTGAGATTCGCAACAACAGCGAGTTCACGGTGAAGCTGCTGCGCCGCCACTGGCACATTCACGACGCCAACGGCGTGGTGCGCGAAGTGGAGGGCGAAGGCGTGGTAGGCCGCCAGCCCGTACTGGAGCCCGGCGAGGCCCACCAGTACGTGAGCGGCTGCAACCTGAAATCGGGCGTGGGCAAGATGCGCGGCACCTACCTCATGGAGCGGCTGGCCAACGGCCAGGAATTTACGGTTGAGATTCCGGAGTTCACCCTCATGGTGCCGTACCGGATGAACTAGCTTTGTGCTTGGTTTTGGGTGCTTGGTGCTTGGCACCGGGCGTGCATGGCTTGGCTTTGGGTGCGTAGCCCCCGCCAGTAGCTGTGTTTTGCCAAGCACCAAGCACTAGCAACCATGCACCAAATACTCGCTTACTTCCGCTTCTGGCTGCGTTCGGGCAACGCCCACGGGCTGCACTCGCCCTTCGTGTTTGGCCTCTACACCTCCGTGGTGTGTCACACGGGGCCCTACCGCGCCTACAAGGCCGTGGAAGCCCGGCGCCAGCAGCTACTCAATAGCCCGGCCCGCATCAGCGTCACCGATTTTGGCGCGGGCTCGCACACCGGCGCGGGCCAGCAGCGCCGCGTGGCCGACATTGCCCGCACCGCTGCCAAGCCCCGGCAGCTGGCGCAGATGCTGTTTCGGCTGGCCAACTACTTCCGGCCGGCCACCATCCTGGAGTTGGGCACCTCGCTGGGCCTCACCACCGCCTACCTTGCTTCGGCCGACTCCCGCAGCCGCGTCGTCACTTTTGAGGGCTGCCCCAACGTGGCCGCTGTGGCCCGCGAAACGTTCGACAAGCTGAAGCTGCGCAACATAGAAGTGGTAGAGGGCAACATTGACCAGACCCTTGCCCCTGCCCTCTCGCGCTTAGGCGCCCCCATCGATTTTGCTTTCTTCGACGGCAACCACCGCTACGAGCCCACGCTGCGCTACTTCGAGCAGTGCCTGGCCCACCGCACCGACAACTCGGTGTTCGTCTTCGACGACATTCATTGGTCGGAAGACATGGAGCGGGCCTGGGAATCCATCAAAGCCCACCCCGACGTGACGCTGACGGTGGACTTGTTCTACATCGGACTGGTTTTCTTCCGGAAGAACCAGCCCAAACAGCATTTCTGGCTGCGCGTGTGAGTATCATAAGTTACATCGAACCCTCATTACCACTGCAGTTGTCAAGCAAATAGTCAGCCCAAGCAAAATCAGGTAAAGGGTGCGGCGTTCTTTGATGGCAACTGCACAAGAAATAAGCCCCAGTATGTAAACGGGGGAAATAATTATTCCGATGGCTAAAGGAATGATACTGCCTTCATCTTGGCAAAGGCTATAAATCCAGTAGTACACACCGAGGCCAACCCAACATAATACGTAGGCAATAAAGGCTTTAAAAGCCTTCGAGGCGGGGAGCGGAAGTTGAATATTCACCTTGAGCGTGCATAGCTCGCGCTGCTAAGGCAGCTGATTCAGCACCACTTCGCCCGACGCTTGGATGGCCTGCCGCACCCGCGTGAGCTTCACCAGCAGTGCCTCCAACTGGT
Proteins encoded in this region:
- the dapB gene encoding 4-hydroxy-tetrahydrodipicolinate reductase, with translation MKILLIGYGKMGQTIGALAAQRGHEIAGIVDLHTSPATIADFTPATVDVAIEFTHPDSAFDNVAACLRQGLPVVCGSTGWLHHFEEATALTKELNGSLFYASNYSVGVNLFFHFNEYIAAKMNQFGGYDVAVREIHHTQKIDQPSGTALTTAEGIMRHFPAKKTWRNAAAESPAELAIISERTGDAVGTHIVTYTSDVDTLELTHAAHSREGFALGALLAAEWLPGRHGVFGMKELLGL
- the lepB gene encoding signal peptidase I, translating into MSLLKTDPTAPPKQPKTKTREWADSLIFAIVAATLIRWATFEAYTIPSPSMENSLLVGDYLFVSKLHYGPITPQTPLQVPLTHQTIWGTGLQSYSELIQLPTYRLPGFSEIKRNDVVVFHVPHETQYPADLRTNYIKRCVGVAGDTLEIRNGQVYLDGKPEGDVPGLQTDYLMQIDNPNDEVATALRAQGVVDYTMPGGLPQPVGNGDKPGSFIYKISCTKAAADYFRKQPYVKALEVYQPPVGGLFPDRADFSNSDATSITPRKWNLDNYGPLPIPKEGQTIALSPANAAIYFKIIARYEHNEGITWNNQDGMIYQNNKPLTSYKIKQNYYMMMGDNRHNSEDSRFWGFVPADHVVGKAVLIWLSIDPNADFWHKVRWSRLFNIIH
- a CDS encoding uracil-DNA glycosylase, with protein sequence MVKIAESWRPVLAAEFEKPYFQRLIAFVKGEYATATVYPAGPQIFHAFDATPFDNVKVVILGQDPYHGKNQAHGLSFSVQEGQRTPPSLQNIFKELQDDIPGTPPAPNGNLDRWAQQGVLLLNATLTVRAAEPASHQKKGWEEFTDAVIRKISEEKEHVVFILWGAYAGKKSELIDERKHLILKSVHPSPYAADKGFFGSKPFSKANAWLKSKGLEPIAW
- the apaG gene encoding Co2+/Mg2+ efflux protein ApaG, with the translated sequence MPTTTTQGVTVSVTTNYLPDYSSPGQEHFVFAYKIEIRNNSEFTVKLLRRHWHIHDANGVVREVEGEGVVGRQPVLEPGEAHQYVSGCNLKSGVGKMRGTYLMERLANGQEFTVEIPEFTLMVPYRMN
- a CDS encoding O-methyltransferase yields the protein MHQILAYFRFWLRSGNAHGLHSPFVFGLYTSVVCHTGPYRAYKAVEARRQQLLNSPARISVTDFGAGSHTGAGQQRRVADIARTAAKPRQLAQMLFRLANYFRPATILELGTSLGLTTAYLASADSRSRVVTFEGCPNVAAVARETFDKLKLRNIEVVEGNIDQTLAPALSRLGAPIDFAFFDGNHRYEPTLRYFEQCLAHRTDNSVFVFDDIHWSEDMERAWESIKAHPDVTLTVDLFYIGLVFFRKNQPKQHFWLRV